A window of the Comamonas sp. Y33R10-2 genome harbors these coding sequences:
- a CDS encoding N-6 DNA methylase translates to MTTSDIVQKLWNLCDVLRDDGINYSDYVTELVLLLFIKMEHENLESGVIKQPLLPDYARWNQLRGLSGIDLLNTYRRTLQQLSESANPRIAAIYANAQTSLSEPRHLEQLINDLDRIDWFDIDKDGLGDLYEGLLEKNASETKSGAGQYFTRRPLIDAMIAVMRPQVGETIQDPAAGTAGFLIAADRAIRAQTDDLLDLTEAQRAYQIRKAYVGMELVPNTRRLALMNCLLHGIEGDQEGAIHLGNTLGTAGQRLPKSDIILSNPPFGTAKGGGGPTRDDLTYATSNKQLAFVQHIVKHLKDGGRAAVVLPDNVLFEAGVGADIRRALMDKCRLHTVLRLPTGIFYAQGVKTNVLFFEKVGEAATGSTKDVWVYDMRANAPKFGKRTPLTDVHFAEFIAAYGEDENGKSERTDGGEQSRWRCFSREWIKSEKQDSLDIAWLKDDSVEDAADLPEPAVLAREVTDELNAALEELEGILAELGEVAE, encoded by the coding sequence ATGACCACCTCTGATATCGTCCAGAAACTCTGGAACCTTTGCGACGTCCTGCGTGACGACGGCATCAACTACAGCGACTACGTCACCGAACTCGTGCTGCTGCTCTTCATCAAGATGGAGCATGAAAACCTCGAATCCGGCGTCATCAAACAACCGCTGCTGCCCGACTACGCCCGCTGGAATCAGCTGCGCGGCCTCTCGGGCATCGACCTGCTCAACACCTACCGCCGCACGCTGCAGCAGCTGTCTGAATCCGCCAACCCCCGCATTGCCGCCATCTACGCCAATGCCCAGACCAGCCTGAGCGAGCCGCGCCATCTGGAGCAGCTCATCAACGACCTTGACCGCATTGACTGGTTTGACATCGACAAAGACGGTCTGGGCGACCTGTACGAAGGCCTGCTGGAGAAAAACGCCAGCGAAACCAAAAGCGGCGCAGGTCAGTACTTCACCCGGCGCCCGCTGATTGACGCCATGATTGCCGTCATGCGCCCGCAAGTGGGTGAGACCATTCAAGACCCCGCCGCAGGCACGGCCGGCTTTTTGATTGCCGCCGACCGTGCCATTCGCGCCCAAACCGACGATTTACTGGATCTCACCGAAGCTCAGCGCGCCTACCAAATTCGCAAAGCCTATGTCGGTATGGAACTGGTACCCAACACCCGGCGGCTGGCGCTGATGAACTGCCTGCTGCATGGGATTGAGGGAGACCAAGAAGGCGCCATTCATCTGGGCAACACCCTGGGCACCGCCGGTCAGCGCCTGCCCAAAAGCGACATCATCCTCAGCAACCCGCCCTTTGGCACGGCCAAGGGCGGCGGTGGCCCCACGCGTGATGACCTGACCTACGCCACCAGCAACAAGCAGCTGGCCTTTGTGCAGCACATCGTCAAGCACCTCAAAGACGGTGGCCGCGCCGCCGTGGTCTTGCCCGACAACGTGCTGTTTGAAGCCGGCGTAGGCGCAGACATTCGCCGCGCCCTGATGGACAAATGCCGGCTGCACACGGTACTCAGACTGCCCACCGGCATCTTCTACGCACAGGGCGTCAAAACCAATGTGCTTTTCTTTGAGAAGGTGGGCGAAGCCGCCACCGGCAGCACCAAAGACGTGTGGGTGTACGACATGCGTGCCAATGCCCCCAAGTTTGGCAAGCGCACCCCGCTGACCGACGTGCACTTTGCCGAATTCATCGCAGCCTACGGCGAAGACGAAAACGGCAAGAGCGAGCGCACCGATGGCGGCGAACAAAGCCGCTGGCGCTGCTTTAGTCGGGAGTGGATCAAGAGCGAAAAGCAAGACAGCCTGGACATTGCTTGGCTCAAGGACGACAGCGTGGAAGATGCCGCCGACTTGCCCGAACCCGCCGTGCTGGCGCGGGAGGTAACGGATGAGCTGAATGCGGCGCTGGAGGAGTTGGAGGGGATATTGGCGGAGTTGGGGGAGGTTGCGGAATGA
- a CDS encoding DUF262 domain-containing protein — protein sequence MDIKAQVHKVEKLNEYFFMVPDYQREYVWRVDHEVQQFLEDVSAEFDPGSKQQSNYFIGSVIVVKKGSQYEVIDGQQRLTTITLAMCAMRDLYRPHQPTLTARQEQYFKKVGEWLSTFDAEADEMRPRLSLQYEESKDFLGNLIQAGDVPSPDDSASILKMRSAYLSIKNWLDGQYLKVGVEDFTNFVRYFLANIELVVIESESISSALKIFETINQRGAGLNAMDLFKNLLFRSADQNKFVQIKEKWRSMSAHLTQAGEGDKPLRFLRYLFMARFHAGILREDELYAWIVSPKGKIALGYEDHPVALASKLEKAAKRYADLVVATKLEDDGGDYPAVTRIGFINKVGSRLHLILLLALDENAATDSLEYLATHIESYFFFSNVIGIRTNINEPLFSQWAAQLRGLKEVVDIEQVLEKTMFAYLRLKLTDFKQKFLASKINDFNPLYRTRYVLGRMENTLLGAAGMPLKGLQFINGLQIEHILPQTPDADGIPESLASDPESYQALVGLLGNGTLLESTINQAVNKCNDLHGNWFERKQGEYVKSSLLGTQLLDAAFTIGVNTGVNRVKNALGYHFLTWDGDAIGRRQQLLLELALQTWTFSSKRLDTVTISAAAEPALGA from the coding sequence ATGGATATCAAAGCCCAAGTACACAAAGTTGAAAAGCTCAATGAGTATTTTTTTATGGTGCCGGATTACCAGCGTGAATACGTCTGGCGTGTAGACCATGAGGTTCAGCAGTTTTTAGAAGACGTCTCTGCTGAATTTGATCCCGGATCAAAGCAGCAAAGTAACTACTTTATTGGCTCTGTCATTGTGGTGAAAAAAGGCAGCCAGTACGAGGTCATTGATGGCCAGCAGCGCCTTACAACTATCACCCTAGCGATGTGTGCCATGCGCGACTTATATCGGCCGCACCAACCAACGCTGACAGCGCGGCAAGAGCAATACTTCAAGAAAGTCGGTGAGTGGTTATCAACGTTCGATGCTGAAGCGGATGAGATGCGGCCCCGTCTCAGCCTGCAGTACGAGGAAAGCAAAGACTTCTTGGGCAATCTGATTCAGGCGGGTGATGTCCCCTCTCCGGACGACAGTGCCTCCATTCTCAAGATGCGCTCTGCTTACTTGAGCATCAAAAACTGGCTTGATGGGCAGTATCTGAAGGTCGGAGTTGAAGATTTCACCAACTTTGTACGCTACTTTTTGGCGAACATTGAGTTGGTCGTCATTGAGTCGGAAAGCATCAGTAGTGCGCTGAAGATTTTTGAAACCATCAACCAGCGCGGCGCAGGCCTGAACGCGATGGACTTGTTCAAGAATCTGCTGTTTCGCAGTGCAGATCAAAACAAGTTTGTACAGATCAAGGAAAAGTGGCGAAGCATGAGCGCCCACCTTACTCAGGCAGGAGAAGGCGACAAGCCATTGCGCTTTTTGCGCTACTTGTTCATGGCACGCTTTCACGCGGGCATCCTGCGTGAAGATGAACTCTATGCATGGATTGTGTCTCCCAAGGGGAAAATCGCACTCGGTTATGAAGATCACCCAGTCGCCTTAGCTAGCAAGCTGGAGAAAGCCGCCAAGCGCTACGCAGACTTGGTAGTCGCCACTAAATTGGAGGACGATGGAGGGGACTATCCCGCTGTAACGCGTATTGGCTTTATCAACAAAGTCGGTTCGCGTCTGCATCTGATCTTGCTGCTCGCTCTGGATGAAAATGCGGCAACTGACAGTCTTGAATATCTGGCCACACACATTGAAAGTTATTTCTTCTTTAGCAATGTGATTGGGATACGCACCAACATCAATGAACCCTTGTTTAGTCAATGGGCTGCACAGCTTCGCGGTCTCAAGGAGGTTGTGGATATTGAACAAGTGCTTGAGAAAACCATGTTTGCTTATCTGCGCCTGAAACTGACGGATTTCAAGCAAAAGTTTCTGGCTAGCAAGATCAATGATTTCAACCCGCTGTACCGAACACGCTATGTGCTAGGGCGCATGGAAAACACGCTGCTGGGTGCTGCGGGTATGCCTCTTAAGGGGCTTCAATTCATTAACGGCCTGCAAATCGAGCACATTCTTCCCCAGACGCCAGATGCAGACGGCATCCCTGAGTCATTGGCCAGCGATCCGGAGAGCTACCAAGCCTTGGTGGGGTTGCTGGGTAATGGGACTTTGCTTGAAAGCACGATCAATCAGGCTGTCAATAAATGCAATGACCTGCACGGCAACTGGTTCGAGCGCAAGCAGGGCGAATATGTCAAATCCAGCTTGCTGGGCACGCAATTGCTGGATGCAGCTTTCACTATTGGTGTGAACACAGGTGTCAACCGTGTCAAGAACGCGCTGGGCTATCACTTCTTGACGTGGGACGGAGATGCCATTGGACGGCGCCAGCAGTTGCTACTGGAGTTGGCATTGCAAACCTGGACATTCAGCTCCAAGCGTCTGGATACAGTCACCATATCCGCGGCAGCTGAGCCTGCCTTGGGCGCGTAG
- a CDS encoding GTPase domain-containing protein encodes MNYNKTDCLPSFLIDSWQAFDTVTLPVVAFWGQPGSGKSSTLKKILGSGASLYPKVGLETDATDWLRDSPLFFHTSFISFMDTPGYGTKKYSVSDFIDLFPFSKLALNIFFVSGKIYSDDVKFFKKLIESRKRICLVRSFSDSLEKESINLIVNDLRKSFDFQGKIIFLSNKNNIGYIKLKEWIRNELNF; translated from the coding sequence GTGAACTATAACAAAACAGATTGCTTGCCAAGTTTTTTAATTGATTCTTGGCAAGCGTTTGACACTGTGACTCTTCCGGTTGTTGCCTTTTGGGGGCAACCAGGAAGTGGTAAAAGTTCGACGCTAAAAAAAATTCTTGGTTCTGGTGCCAGTCTTTATCCCAAAGTTGGCTTAGAGACTGATGCCACAGATTGGCTAAGGGATTCACCACTATTTTTTCATACATCTTTCATATCATTTATGGATACGCCTGGCTATGGGACCAAAAAATACTCAGTAAGTGATTTTATTGATTTATTTCCTTTTTCAAAATTAGCATTAAATATTTTTTTTGTGTCTGGAAAAATATATTCTGATGATGTTAAGTTTTTTAAAAAATTAATCGAATCCAGGAAAAGAATTTGTTTGGTTAGAAGTTTTTCAGATTCTTTAGAGAAAGAGTCTATTAATTTAATTGTTAATGATTTAAGGAAGTCTTTTGACTTCCAAGGAAAAATAATTTTCTTATCTAATAAAAATAACATCGGATATATAAAATTGAAGGAGTGGATCAGAAATGAATTAAATTTTTGA
- a CDS encoding GTPase: MEAVIQKEVDEIKRKIEEESNVKVSVALFGQPGAGKSSLINAIAGKKLAETGVETDKTIKEHVFSINGLNFVDLPGYGTEKFPKQGYFDKFDLLEKDIFLCVTSGKLHADDIDLFKELHKNKKTCIFVFNKSDDLWEDGYSEEELKKRKKDDISKNIGLEVDVIFTSCRNKTGLNELQDKIASCLGAAKKDRWHKSAAAYSEDFLNKKFTVCKKNVVIAAGLSAANALNPIPGTDIALDISILVKLFKEIRESYGIDGLKQDDILDKAKNVAPAVNRVISYAAKEGVVLLIKNYAGRQLAKQMTKYIPFVGQAIAASLGFAITNYAGRSYLDDCHSVAKEYFAKNLK; encoded by the coding sequence ATGGAAGCTGTTATTCAAAAAGAGGTTGATGAAATAAAACGTAAGATAGAAGAAGAGAGTAACGTAAAGGTTTCGGTTGCTTTATTTGGTCAGCCAGGTGCAGGAAAATCATCTCTAATTAATGCAATCGCAGGGAAAAAGCTTGCCGAGACAGGAGTGGAGACTGACAAAACCATTAAAGAGCATGTTTTTTCCATAAACGGGCTAAATTTTGTGGATTTACCAGGCTATGGGACGGAAAAATTCCCAAAGCAAGGGTATTTTGATAAATTTGATCTTTTGGAAAAAGATATTTTTTTGTGTGTGACGAGTGGTAAATTGCATGCAGATGATATTGATCTTTTTAAAGAGCTCCATAAGAATAAAAAAACTTGCATTTTTGTTTTCAACAAATCAGATGATCTTTGGGAAGACGGTTATTCAGAAGAAGAATTAAAAAAACGTAAAAAAGATGATATTTCAAAAAATATAGGATTAGAAGTAGATGTAATTTTTACAAGTTGCAGGAATAAAACAGGGCTGAATGAACTGCAAGACAAGATTGCATCTTGCTTGGGTGCTGCAAAAAAAGATCGATGGCATAAAAGTGCTGCTGCATACTCAGAGGATTTTTTAAATAAGAAATTTACTGTATGTAAGAAAAATGTTGTGATTGCAGCAGGGCTTTCTGCAGCAAATGCATTGAACCCCATTCCAGGGACAGATATTGCTTTGGATATTTCAATTCTTGTGAAACTATTTAAAGAAATACGTGAGTCTTATGGCATTGATGGATTGAAGCAGGATGATATTTTAGACAAAGCAAAGAATGTTGCTCCAGCTGTTAATCGTGTAATTAGCTATGCTGCAAAAGAAGGTGTTGTTTTATTAATTAAAAATTATGCAGGACGACAACTGGCAAAGCAAATGACAAAATATATACCTTTTGTAGGTCAAGCCATTGCCGCATCACTTGGATTTGCAATTACCAACTATGCTGGCAGATCTTACCTTGATGACTGTCATTCGGTCGCAAAAGAATACTTTGCCAAAAATTTAAAATAA
- a CDS encoding restriction endonuclease subunit S gives MSALPTGWSKTPIDAIAEFNPKTIADDSLQCAFSPMQHLGIRFRASMGYEDRKWGDIKKAYVHFQSRDVIVAKVTPCFENGKAGVVPEIPNGIGAGSSEFCVFRPAQGIDERYLLAWLSTEDFRRRATVVMTGSVGLKRVPKDVFLSEELPLAPESEQRRIADKLDTVLTRVDTLNDRLARIIPLLKRFRQSVLAAATSGRLTEDWRISHSSAKWSSAEIQNVAHVGTGSTPLRSNPDFFATSGTPWVTSSATSEEFVKQAEEHVTSAAIAAHRLKIYPVGTLLVAMYGEGKTRGQVTELKISAAINQACAAVIVDETKISKQFVKLSLQANYLEMRTLAEGGNQPNLNLSKIKSFAISVPSQEEQTEIVRRVEILFAYADRLEARLQTARTAADRLTPALLAKAFCGELVPQDPNDEPATELLCHLREARADKSRGEGRRR, from the coding sequence ATGAGTGCGCTGCCAACAGGTTGGTCGAAAACGCCAATCGATGCAATTGCGGAATTCAATCCCAAAACGATTGCGGATGACTCATTGCAATGTGCTTTCTCGCCAATGCAACATCTGGGAATTCGTTTTCGAGCAAGCATGGGATATGAAGATCGAAAATGGGGTGATATTAAAAAGGCCTATGTTCATTTTCAGTCGCGTGACGTGATTGTTGCGAAAGTCACCCCTTGCTTTGAGAACGGAAAAGCAGGTGTTGTCCCTGAGATCCCCAATGGGATTGGCGCAGGTAGTTCCGAGTTTTGTGTTTTTCGGCCAGCCCAAGGCATTGACGAACGTTATTTGCTGGCTTGGCTGAGTACAGAAGATTTTCGACGCAGAGCGACCGTAGTAATGACGGGCTCCGTGGGTTTGAAGCGCGTGCCCAAAGATGTGTTTCTTTCGGAAGAACTACCGCTGGCACCTGAAAGTGAACAACGCCGCATCGCCGACAAACTCGACACCGTTCTGACCCGTGTCGATACCCTGAATGACCGCCTCGCCCGCATTATCCCCTTGCTCAAACGCTTCCGCCAATCCGTCTTGGCCGCAGCCACTTCTGGGCGATTGACGGAGGATTGGCGAATCAGTCATTCATCTGCGAAATGGTCAAGCGCAGAGATTCAGAACGTTGCTCATGTTGGGACGGGATCTACGCCGCTGCGCTCAAACCCAGATTTCTTTGCTACCTCAGGGACACCTTGGGTCACAAGCTCTGCCACAAGCGAGGAGTTTGTAAAACAAGCAGAGGAGCATGTGACTTCAGCTGCAATTGCTGCGCATCGTTTGAAAATTTATCCAGTCGGTACGCTGCTGGTTGCAATGTATGGCGAAGGTAAAACGCGCGGACAAGTTACTGAGCTGAAAATTTCTGCGGCGATAAATCAAGCATGTGCCGCTGTGATTGTTGATGAAACGAAAATTAGCAAGCAATTCGTTAAGTTATCACTGCAAGCAAATTATCTTGAAATGCGAACTTTGGCAGAAGGTGGGAATCAGCCGAATTTGAATTTGAGTAAAATAAAAAGCTTTGCAATATCAGTGCCTTCACAAGAAGAACAAACCGAAATCGTCCGCCGCGTAGAAATCCTGTTCGCCTATGCCGACCGCCTGGAAGCCCGCCTGCAAACTGCCCGCACCGCCGCCGACCGCCTGACGCCCGCGCTGCTGGCCAAGGCCTTTTGCGGCGAGTTGGTTCCGCAAGACCCGAATGACGAACCGGCCACCGAGCTGCTGTGTCATCTGCGCGAGGCGCGTGCGGACAAATCAAGAGGTGAAGGCAGGAGACGTTAA
- a CDS encoding SH3 domain-containing protein has translation MKILNLKMYGLIIWSMAASQANAYETYLQTKFGTLSVDENRLLHFNGKPVTPGVMGNSSLSIGNAYDVGGKVLVLTTNVGGTGCPELFNVITLDAGKAVSSPTFGTCDEPHKIQLLNKSLVIEMEGRQGQHKYVFADSVLTDNGKVVADVYSSKPFSVTAVINDPDGYTNLRRSPDGKSAIIGRVDKENIFSTHPQAGDWWQVRVNANTQGYMHKSRILMVRDF, from the coding sequence ATGAAGATATTGAATTTAAAAATGTATGGGCTAATAATTTGGAGTATGGCAGCGTCGCAAGCCAACGCCTATGAGACGTATCTGCAAACCAAGTTTGGTACTTTGTCTGTGGATGAGAACCGACTGCTGCATTTCAACGGCAAGCCCGTCACTCCGGGGGTGATGGGGAATAGCAGTCTGTCTATCGGAAACGCCTACGATGTCGGCGGCAAGGTTCTGGTGCTCACCACCAATGTCGGTGGCACAGGTTGCCCCGAGCTGTTTAATGTCATTACGCTTGACGCAGGCAAGGCGGTTTCATCGCCCACATTTGGTACCTGTGATGAGCCTCACAAGATCCAGCTGTTGAATAAGTCGCTGGTGATTGAGATGGAAGGCCGGCAAGGTCAGCACAAATATGTGTTTGCCGATAGCGTGCTGACAGACAACGGCAAGGTCGTGGCGGATGTGTATTCCAGCAAACCATTCTCAGTGACAGCTGTGATCAACGACCCGGACGGATATACCAATCTGCGCAGGTCCCCTGACGGCAAGAGTGCGATTATTGGGCGCGTTGATAAAGAAAATATATTTAGCACCCATCCCCAGGCAGGCGACTGGTGGCAGGTGCGGGTGAACGCCAATACGCAGGGCTATATGCACAAAAGCCGTATTTTGATGGTTCGCGATTTTTGA